The genomic window GATTATTTCTGGATTGGGCTAGGAGTTTTTTTTGGACTGCTAAGTCATTTATCGCGCGCCTACCGTTGGAAATTCATCATTGAACCCATGGGTTACACCTTGCGTTTTCCAAACAGTATCATGGCGGTTTTTACAACCTATATTGTAAATTACACCATTCCAAGAGCTGGCGAAGTTTCACGAGCGACCATTTTAACGAATTATGAAGGCGTTCCTTTTGAGAAAGGATTTGGAACCATCATTGCCGAACGCGTCGCCGATTTAGCAGTCATGCTTTGTATTATCAGTATAAGTTTAATATTGGAGTTTGATATCATTTACAATTATCTAGTTACCGCGATTGACCCTACCAAACTGATTGTTTTAGCCCTCGTTGGAATCTTAACACTCGTTCTCGGATATCAGCTTTTTAAAAAATCAAATCATCCTTTTGTTTTAAAAATTAAAACCCTCTTGTCAGGTCTTGTTGAGGGGATTACAAGCATTTTGAAAATGAAAAAGAAATGGGCCTTTATTTTTCATACACTATTCATTTGGGGCATGTACGTACTAATGTTTTATATCACCTCTTTTTCTATCGTCGAAACAAGTCAGCTTCCGTTTTCTGCGATTCTCATTGGTTTTATTTTTGCAAGTTTCAGCATTGCAGCAACCAATGGCGGAATTGGGTCCTATCCACTCGCTATTTTTGCAGCCTTCTCTATGTTCAACATTCCTGAAGATTCGAGTATTGCATTTGGATGGGTTATGTGGACTTCACAAACCGTAATGATCATCGTATTAGGAGGTGCCTCGCTCCTCTTTTTACCGATCTACAACAGACTTTATCCAAAACAAACTTCGGAATAATATATTTCGTTTTCGGTTATTTTCTTAACTTGGCAACACAAATATTTAACTTGTTTATATGAAATTTTTTGTCCTCTCAGCCTTCCTATGTTTTAATCTAACCCTAGCTCAGACGGTTTATGAATCGATGGAATCCGAATCCTTAGGAACCTCACGCGAATTAAAAATACAACTTCCACGGAACTACGAAGAAAACACTGAAAAACACTATCCCTTAATTGTTGTTTTTGATGGGGACTACCTTTTTGAAGTCGTGGCTGGAAATGTAGATTATTATTCCTATTGGGAAGACATGCCGGAAGCCATTGTGGTAGGGGTGAATCAAGACGATTCAAGATCAGAAGATTGTAATATTTCAGTAGAAGATTACTCTCCTTCCAAAACAGGAGCTCAATTTTATGATTTTATTGAAAACGAACTCCTTACTTTTATGAGTGAAAATTACCGCAGTCTCAACTTCCGAGTCGCTGTAGGGCACGGTAAAACGGCAAATTTCATGAATCACTTTTTGTTTAATACCCGCCCTATTTTTAATGCGTTTGTTGCTTTGAGTCCGAGCTTGTCTCCTAATATGGAAGAAAATCTCACAAGAAGACTCGGTCTTGAAAGTGATTCCAAAACGTTTTATTACCTATCGACGGCTGCTTTAGATATCAAGCGAAATAAGAAAGAAATTGAGGCACTTCACACCAAGATTTCTGCTTTAGAAAACAAAAACCTCCTCTATGCATTTGACAATTTTGACGACGCAAATCATTATTCACTTGCAGCCCAATCCATTCCAAAAGCGTTACAAAGTATATTTTTAGTATTTCAACCGATTAGCAAGGCGGAGTATAAGGAACACATCTTAACTTTAGAGACCTCGCCTGTAGATTATCTCCTTGAAAAATATGATACGATCGAAACCTTATTTGGTATCGAAAAGCAAATACTCATAAATGATTTTAGAGCCATTGCAGCAGCCATCCAAAAAACAAAACAATTTGATTACTATAAAGACTTAGGGAAAATTGCTAGAGATCAGCGCCCCAATACGGTTTTAGGAAGCTTCTTTATGGCGCGGTATTTTGAAGAAATTGGGAAGCCAGAAAAAGCAATGGACATCTATAGATCGGCCTACACTCTTGAAGAGGTTGAAGGCTACACAAAAGATGAAATGCTTGAAAGAGCAGATGAAATTAAACAAGAATTCGGACTCTAATGGCTAAAGTAAAAACCACCTTTTTTTGTCAGAGCTGTGGGGCTCAATCTGCCAAATGGCAAGGACAATGTACCTCCTGTAAATCTTGGAATACGATTGTAGAAGAATTGGTTCAGAAACCCGATAAAAAAGATTGGAAAACGGGGAATCAAAGCGCCCCAAACCGGGTCTCGAAACCTTTAAAAATCTCTGAAATTGACACTACCAAAACCGTTCGAATGGATACGGCTGATGGGGAGTTAAATCGCGTTTTAGGAGGCGGGATTGTCCCTGGGTCTCTCACCCTTTTGGGAGGAGAGCCGGGCATAGGAAAAAGCACACTGATGCTTCAAGTATCTTTAAAACTACCCTATAAAACGCTGTACGTTTCAGGGGAAGAAAGTCAAAAACAAATCAAATTACGTGCAGAACGCATTCAACCACTGAATGATACTTGCTACATTTTAACCGAAACAAAAACTCAACTTATATTCAAACAAATTGAAGCACTTCAACCCGATGTGGTGATTATTGATTCGATTCAAACTTTACAAAGTGATTACCTTGAAGCTTCTGCTGGAAGCGTATCTCAAATAAAAGAATGCACAACGGAGCTCATTAAATTTGCAAAAGAAACAGCAACGCCTGTTATTTTAATAGGACACATCACCAAAGACGGTTCTATTGCAGGACCAAAAATATTAGAGCATATGGTAGATACCGTGCTTCAGTTTGAAGGCGATAGAAATCATGTGTTTAGAATTTTAAGAGCCCACAAAAACCGTTTTGGATCCACCCACGAATTGGGGATTTATGAAATGCTAGGAACAGGCTTGCGGGAAGTTACCAATCCCTCAGAAATTCTCATTTCCAAAAAAGACGAAGCCTTATCAGGCAACGCTATTGCGGTTACACTCGAAGGAGTTCGCCCCTTACTCATTGAAGTTCAAGCACTGGTCAGTACCGCGGTTTATGGAACCCCACAACGCAGTGCAACAGGTTTTAACGCCAAACGTCTCAATATGTTGTTGGCAGTTTTAGAAAAACGTGCCGGCTTTAGACTCGGCGCAAAAGATGTATTTTTAAATATTACAGGAGGTATTAATGTGGACGATCCCGCGATAGATTTAGCAGTGGTCGCAGCCATTTTATCGTCTAATGACGATGAGGCCTTGGCCAAGAATTTTTGTTTTGCCGGTGAAGTTGGTTTGTCTGGAGAAATCCGACCTGTTCAGCGTGTGGACCAACGAATTTTAGAAGCTGAAAAATTAGGCTTTGAAATTATATTTGTTTCAAAACACAATAAAATAGGACTTAAAAACACCGCAATCAAAGTTCAGCTGCTCACCAAAATCGAGGACCTGGTTCAGATTATAGGCTAGTTGAAACCAAAAAAAGCTGTCAAAAAAAGTTTTTCTTTGTCAATCTGAACCTGCCTACCGTCAGGCAGGGTCAGATTGACAGATCTTTTACTTTTCTAGACAGACTCTTGTGAAATACCGATTGCGATTAACAGTGCTCGTTATACGCATCCATTAAGTTTTCTGCAATCAATTCTGCAGGGCGTCCTTCGATATGATGACGCTCAAGCATGTGCACCAATTCACCATCTTTAAACAAGGCCATACAAGGCGAGCTTGGAGGAAACGGAACCATATGTGCTCTCGCTTTATCAACCGCTTCTTTATCAACGCCTGCAAATACCGTAACGGATTGAACGGGACGTTTGTCATTTTCTAAACTCATGATGGCACCTGGGCGCGCGTTGGCAGCTGCACAACCACAAACGGAATTGACTACGATTAAAGTCGTGCCAGATTGTGCTAAAGCAGTGTCCACAGCTTCGGCGGTATGTAATTCTTCAAAACCTACTTGTGTTAAATGTTCACGCATGGGTTTTACTAATTCTGCTGGATACATGTGTATTTATTTTTAATTAAGGTACAAAGATACACATTTGTCGGGCAATTAGATTCATTTTTAAGAATGTCAAATGTTAAATTGACTATAAATTAGTTCAGAAATCTCAGCGGTTGTCATCGGTTACTATTCTTTTTTTGTAGGTTTGATTTTTAATTTAATTTTTACAGATATATATGGGATTTTCAAAATGGATAGGTGCTACAATTGGATGGTCATTTGGAGGGCCCATTGGGGCTATTATAGGAATGGCAGTGGGCAGTATGCTAGACGCATCTTCTAAAGGTGGCAGCGTGAGAACTCAAAATCAATCGGCAACACGCTCGGGAGATTTTGAAGTGAGTTTATTGATATTGGCATCGATTGTCATCAAAGCAGATGGAAAGCAAGACCAGCGCGAGTTGGATTTTGTCCGTGCACAGTTTGTTCAAATGTATGGGAAAGATCGCGCCAATCAGGCCTTTAATTTATTTAAAGAAATTTCCAAACAAACCAATATTTCCACGCGACAAGTCTGTTTGCAGATTCGTCAAATGATGGACCATGCCTCGCGACTTCAGCTGATTCACTTCTTGTTTGGCATTGCAAAAGCAGATGGTCATGTGGCCGATTCGGAGGTGGATGCAATTTCTCTTATCGCCTCTTATTTGGGGATCAATCCTAGAGATTTTGAGAGTATTCAAGCCATGTTTTATAAGAGTTCGGATAGTGCGTATAAAATTTTAGAACTTGACACAAATGCCACCATGTCCGAAATTAAAACGGCTTACAGAAAAATGGCCAAAAAATACCACCCCGATAAAGTCTTGCATTTAGGAAAAGAACATCAAAAAGGGGCAGAAGAAAAGTTTAGAAAGGTTCAAGAAGCTTACGAACAACTTCAAAAAGAGAAAGGGATTTAGTAACTTGCACAAAATTTCAACTATCCATGGATCAAATTATTTCCTATCTCAGTAGTATCGACCCTATTTTAGCGGCTCTGTATGCGTCATTATTTACGTGGATTGTCACGGCTTTAGGAGCGTCTCTTGTATTTTTCTTCAAAGGCATGAATCGGGGGCTTTTAGATGGGATGCTCGGTTTTACAGGCGGTGTTATGGTGGCGGCTAGTTTTTGGAGTCTATTGGCGCCAAGCATTGAAATGAGTCCTGGCGAAGGTTTTGTAAAGGTATTTCCAGCAGCAGTTGGATTTGGATTGGGGGCATTGTTTCTTTTTGGACTGGACAAGGTGCTTCCTCATTTACATATTAATTTTAAAGAAAGTGAAAAAGAAGGTGTCAAATCGCCTTGGCATCGTACGACATTATTGGTACTTGCCATCACACTTCATAACATTCCAGAAGGCTTGGCCGTTGGCGTTCTCTTTGGAGGCGTTGCTGCGGGAATTCCTGAAGCGACTATTGGCGGTGCTGTGGCATTGGCCATTGGAATTGGAATTCAAAATTTCCCAGAAGGACTGGCGGTTTCCATGCCACTCAGACGACAAGGCGTCACAAAGTTTAAAAGTTTTTGGTACGGACAATTGTCTGCCATTGTTGAACCGATCGCCGCCGTTATTGGTGCAGTGGCAGTGACCTTTTTCACTCCCATTTTACCTTATGCTTTGGCATTTGCAGCGGGGGCTATGATTTTTGTAGTCGTTGAAGAAGTGATTCCAGAAACACAGCGCGATAAATATACCGACATTGCAACTCTTGGATTTATTGGAGGGTTTATTGTGATGATGACCTTAGATGTTGCTTTAGGTTAGCATCCACAACTGCCGTTGCCACAATCACCATCCTTTTTTTTGGACTTCCAGAGCTGTTTACGGAACAGATAAGCAAGCGCCAAAATTAAAATGGAAGCGATTACAACTGTTTGAAAGGTTTCGTTCATGTCCTTATTTTAAAAATTGAAACGCAATTAAAGCACAAATATAAGCGATGGCTGTCATTCCAATGAGCTGAAGTATTGGCCACTTCCAGCTTTTTGTTTCTCGTTTTACAATTGCCAATGTACTCATGCATTGCATGGCAAACGCATAAAACAAGAGTAAAGAAATCCCCGAAGCAAGTGTGAATACTTTGGTACCATCGGCATACGTTTCGTTCGCCATTTTGGTTTTGATAGTCTCTATGTTTTCACCTTCACTGGCGCTTCCTACACTGTAAATTGTTGCCAAAGTTCCTACAAATACTTCTCGAGCTGCAAAAGAGGCAACCAATCCAATACCCACTTTCCAATCATATCCCAAAGGTTTGATCAGGGGTTCAATGGTTTTTCCAACGATGCCTATATAAGAGTGTTCTAGCTTAAAAGCTGCAATTTGATCGTTTCGTTCATAAGTGGTTTGCGTGGCGGTTGTTTCCACATAAGACTCGGCATTTTTGAATTTATCACCAGGACCAAAAGACGCCATTACCCAAAGAATAATGGAGATGGCTAAAATGATTTTCCCGGCTTCAAACACAAAGGTTTTTGTTTTTTCAATGACCGTAATAATGACGTTTTTCAGTAAGGGCAATTTATAGTTGGGCATCTCAACCACAAAAAAGGTCTTGTGCTTTGTTTTTAAAATTCTATCGAGGATGTAAGCCGAAAAGATGGCCATTCCAAATCCAACGAGGTACAAGGCCATTAAGGTGAGTGCTTGGTAGCTGAGTCCAATAATAGAGCCTTCTGGGATTACCAAGGCGATGATGATGAGGTACACGGGCAAACGTGCCGAACAGGTGGTAAAAGGGACGACTAATATGGTAATGAGGCGTTCTTTCCAGTTTTCAATATTTCGGGTGGCCATGACGGCTGGAATGGCACAAGCCGTTCCAGAAATTAAGGGCACTAAACTTTTCCCACTCAATCCAAATCGACGCATCACGCGGTCCATCAAAAAGACCACACGACTCATATAACCACTTTCTTCTAAAATCGAAATAAACAAAAACAAAAAGGCAATTTGTGGGATAAAAATCACAATCCCTCCAATTCCGGAGACAATGCCTTCCGCAACTAAATCGGTTAACATTCCGCCACCGGGAAAGGTGTTTTTAACCCATTCTGCCAAGCTTGCAAAGGTGGTATCGATGAGGTCCATAGGGAAGGTTGCCCAGTCATAGATTGCTTGAAAAATGGTTAATAAAATCAAGAAAAAGATCACATATCCCCATACTTTATGAATGAGTAAACGGTCCAATTTACTTCGTAAGCCAGTGGCCTTGGAGCGGTCAATGGTTTGTCCTTCTTTTAAAATCGCATTGATAAATTGGTAGCGTTTGATGGCTTCTTTTTGCTGCAATCGCTTTAATTCCTGATTCGATTTTGTTTTAAATTTTGATATATCTAATTCCTGACGGGTGATTTTTCCAAAATTTGCATCTTGAGTAATCACCAACCATAATTTGTAAACATCCTGATTAGGAAACGCTTTTTGTAAACTTTGAAAATAAGTTGCGTCAATTGTGGAGGTGTCCAAACAGGGTTCCGTAGAAATGGTTTTATAATTCTCAATGAGCTGTTTGAGTTCATCAATGCCTCGATTTTTTCGGGTACTGACAAGTGCTATTTTGGTATGAAGCTTGGCTTCTAACAATCCGATATCCAAGGAGATGCCTTTGCGGTTCATCAAATCACTCATGTTAATCACCAAAATAGTGGGGATTTTGAGGTCTTTAATTTGTGTAAATAAGAGTAAATTTCGTTTTAAGTTTTCAACATCACTGACAATTATTGCGACATCGGGGTAGTCTTTATCGTTTTTATTGAGCAATAATTCGATCACCACATTTTCATCCAAAGAAGAGGCGTTGAGGCTGTAGGTGCCTGGGAGGTCCAACACATGGGCTTTGACGCCACGAGATAATTTACAAATCCCTTGCTTTTTATCGACGGTAATGCCAGGATAATTCCCCACCTTTTGATTGAGGCCTGTCAACGCATTAAACACCGAAGTTTTTCCGGTGTTAGGGTTTCCAATTAGCGCAACGTTTAGCTGTTTACTCATCTATTTTTTCGATTACAATCAGGGAGGCTGTTTCTTTTCTTATGGCCAAAAAGCTATCGTTTACATTCAGGTACATCGGGTCGGAAAAGGGGGCCAGTTGAAGTAAATGCACTTCATTCCCAGGGAGGCATCCCATTTCTAGTAATTTTAGAGGGATGTCTTCTGAAGAGCTGTCGGTAATAATGCCTTTTTCTCCTTTTTTAAGATCTGCAATGGTAAAGCGCATGCTTATTTAGATTCATTTTAAAGAAGCAAAAGTACTAAAAAGATTAGTTTTTATACGATGCTTTTAAAATTTTTATCTCTTCAAGAAGGCGGTCAATTTCCTCAGGATCGGTTCCATCGTAAAACCCACGGATTTGCCGTTTTTTATCAATCAACATAAAATTCTCGGTATGAATCATGTCAAAGGGGCCGCCGTCGCCTGCATCTTTCACTGCCAGATAGGATTTGCGTGCGAGTTCATAAATTTGTTTTTTGTCGCCTGTGACCAAGTTCCATTTGGAGGCATTCACCAATTTTTTTTTGGCGTAGCGTTTGAGTTGGGCAACGGAGTCAATTTCGGGCGTTACGGAATGGGATAGGAGTAAAATTTCAGGATCACTAATGGTTTTCTTTTGAATGTCGTACATGTGATCCGTCATAATGGGGCAGATGGTCTGGCAGGTGGTGAAGAAAAAATCGGCTACATAGATTTTATTTTTATAAAATTCATGTGTAATCGTTTCTCCATTTTGATTGATCAAGCTAAAATCTGCGATGCGGTGGTATTTTTTTTGATGTTGAATGGTGCTGTCTACCAATTCATAATTCACTTGTGCCGGCTGGTAAATAGGCAGTGCTTTTACAGGATTCAGGATGTTGTAAAACAGAGTGATAATAATGCAGGACAGCACAAAGAGGGTGGTAATGAACAGTTTGTATTTTTTTAAAAAGGAATTCATAGGGTTGTCATTGTGTTTGCAAAAGTACAATACAGAACAGAGAACTTTGAATATATCTTCCTATAAATTAAGCGTCTCAATAAAGTTTTTGTATCTAAACTGAAAACTTTACATTTGTTCACTTAATCCTACACATACTACATGGAATTTGTTATCAAAATATCACAGTTTTTATTGAGCCTCTCCTTACTGATTGTGCTGCACGAATTAGGCCATTTTATTCCGGCTAAATTATTTAAAACCCGCGTTGAAAAGTTTTACCTCTTTTTCGATGTCAAATATTCTTTGTTTAAAAAGAAAATTGGCGATACTGTTTACGGGATTGGTTGGTTGCCTTTGGGTGGCTATGTGAAGATTTCAGGGATGATTGACGAGAGCATGGACAAAGAGCAAATGGCACAAGAGCCACAGCCTTGGGAATTCCGCTCTAAGCCGTCTTGGCAACGATTGATTATCATGTTGGGTGGTGTGACCGTTAATTTTATATTGGCTGCGGTTATTTATGTTTTTATGGCGTTTTCGTATGGCGATTCTGATATTGATGCAAAAAGCATCAAAGATGGGTATATGATTACAAACCCTTTACTGATCGAACTCGGATTACAAACGGGCGATAATATTACAGCGATTAATGACCAAGAGATTGTGAATTATTCAGATTTAAAAAAGAACCTTTTGGCGGCGCAACTCGTGAGTTTCGAGCGTAACGGCGTGCCAATGACGGTGACGTTTCCTGAAGACTTTTTAGGTCAACTGAGCAGCAGCAAAAGCCGTTCCTTTTTTGAATTGAGACAACCATTTATGGTAAGTGAAATACAGGAAACCTCCTTAAATAAAGACCAAGATTTACAGAAAGGCGATGTGTTGACGAGTGTTGACGGGAAGCCTCTTAAATATTTTGATGAATTTGAAGCTTTGGCTTCAGACTACAAAGGGCAAACTGTGAACGTTACTGTTTTAAGAGCTGGGGAATCCCTTAACAAAACTCTTCAGATTGATGCCGATGGGAAGTTAGGAATTATCACAGGAGCTAGTTATTCTGCGATACAAGAACTGGGTTACTATAAAATTGTTGAAAACGAATATACATTTGGTGAAAGTATTGGGGTTGGTCTGAATCGTTTTACCTCACAGATGTCGGCATATTGGATGCAGTTAAAACTTATTTTCTCACCGAGTACAGGAGCTTATAAAGGGGTTGGTGGATTTAAAGCCATCTTCGATATTTTTCCAGACACTTGGAGTTGGGAAGCATTTTGGAGTATTACGGCCTTTTTATCGATTATGTTAGGGGTGTTGAACTTATTGCCTATTCCTGCTTTGGACGGTGGACACGTGATGTTTTTACTTTACGAAATGGTTTCTGGGCGTAAGCCAAGCGACAAGTTTATGGAGTATGCACAAACGGCTGGATTCTTTATTTTGATTGCCTTAGTGTTGTTTGCCAATGGAAATGATATTTTTAAAGCGGTATTTGGTTAAATATTATTAAAATTCTATTTGTATAGAATAAAAAATACTATATATTTGCGCTCGCAATAGCGAAAAAACACTCCTCCTTAGCTCAGTTGGTTAGAGCATCTGACTGTTAATCAGAGGGTCCTTAGTTCGAGCCTAAGAGGAGGAGCAAGTTATAAAGCCTTTACAGAAATGTAAGGGCTTTTTTTTGGTGCGTACACGCCCCTAAATTTTGCTGAAAAAATCACACTTTGGAAGAACGTAGAAAAACACTGTTTTTAGATTGACTCTCCCTTTTTTCAAACGCACAGACTTCTAAAATTCTGTTAAAAAATAGTTTAGCAATCAGAATTTAGTACCTTTAATTTATTATGAAACATGCATTCCATAAAATAGCGTCCTTATTAATGGCTTTTGTAGTCTTATTTTCTACACTGTCATTTACGGTTGACATGCACTTTTGTGGCGAAACTTTAGTAGATACCGCCCTATTTCAAAAGGCAAAAACCTGCGGAATGGAAATACAAAACCCACCTACTACTGATGGATGTACTATTTCTAAAAAGAATTGTTGTAACGACAAACAATTAGTGATTGAGGGTCAAAATGAATTGCAACTGTCTTTTGACAGCCTTTCTTTTGAACAACAACAATTTGTGGTTGCTTTGGTTTACACTTATAGCACCCTTTTTGAAGGTTTAGATTGTAATTCATCCTCTTTCGAAGCATACAAACCACCACGCGTCATAAGGCAAATCTTCAAGCTTGACGAGACGTATTTAATTTGATTTTTTTTTTAGTAATGAGTTGTAACGCAAAATAGTTTGCGTCATAACGTCTAAAGACTTTGTACTTAATTCTTTGTACTTAATACTTAAAACTCAAATCAATGCTAAATAAAAGCATCAAATTTTTAATAGAAAACAAACTCGTAGCAGTTTTAATGCTCGTTCTTTTTATCGGATGGGGAACCGTCAATGCACCGTTTAATTGGGATTTAGAGTTTTTACCAAGAAACCCCGTTGCTGTGGATGCCATTCCAGATATTGGCGAAAATCAACAAATCGTATTTACAAAATGGGAAGGCCGTTCGCCTCAAGATATAGAGGATCAAATTACCTATCCATTAACGACTTCTCTTTTAGGAATTCCGGGGGTTAAAACCATTCGAAGCTCCTCCATGTTTGGCTTTTCCAGTATCTATGTCATTTTTGAAGAAGATATTGAATTTTATTGGAGTCGGAGTCGCATTCTCGAAAAACTAAACTCTCTCCCAAATGGATTGCTTCCTAAAGATGTGAATCCAGCTTTGGGTCCTGATGCGACGGGCTTGGGACAAATTTTTTGGTACACCCTTGAGGGTCGTGACGAAAACGGGAACGTCACAGGTGGTTGGGATTTACAAGAATTGCGAAGCATTCAAGACTATTATGTAAAATATGCGTTATCCTCAGCGAGTGGCGTTTCTGAAGTGGCTTCCATTGGTGGCTACGTTCAAGAATATCAAGTGGATGTGGATCCAGAGTTGATGCGTCAATATAAAATTGGCTTGCATCATGTTGTAAAAGCGATTAAAGAAAGCAATACAGACATTGGTGCGCAGACTTTAGAAATTAACAAAGTGGAGTATTTAGTGCGTGGATTGGGTTATGTAAAATCCATTTCAGATATAGAAAACGCAGTCGTCACTTCTGAGGATTTTACGTCCATCAAAATTAAAGACATTGGCAACGTATCCTTAGGTCCTGCAACACGAAGAGGGGTATTGGACAAAGAAGGTGCGGAAGTTGTCGGTGCCGTGGTGGTTGCCAGATTCGGAGCCAATCCGATGGAAGTAATCAATAATGTAAAGGATAAAATTAACGAACTCAGTGCCGGTTTGCCTTCAAAAGTATTGAAGGATGGACGTACGTCACAAGTCACGATTATTCCTTTTTATGACCGAACAGAGTTAATTCAAGAAACCTTAGGAACCCTTAATGAAGCCTTATTAT from Formosa sp. Hel1_33_131 includes these protein-coding regions:
- a CDS encoding HYC_CC_PP family protein; its protein translation is MKHAFHKIASLLMAFVVLFSTLSFTVDMHFCGETLVDTALFQKAKTCGMEIQNPPTTDGCTISKKNCCNDKQLVIEGQNELQLSFDSLSFEQQQFVVALVYTYSTLFEGLDCNSSSFEAYKPPRVIRQIFKLDETYLI
- the rseP gene encoding RIP metalloprotease RseP — encoded protein: MEFVIKISQFLLSLSLLIVLHELGHFIPAKLFKTRVEKFYLFFDVKYSLFKKKIGDTVYGIGWLPLGGYVKISGMIDESMDKEQMAQEPQPWEFRSKPSWQRLIIMLGGVTVNFILAAVIYVFMAFSYGDSDIDAKSIKDGYMITNPLLIELGLQTGDNITAINDQEIVNYSDLKKNLLAAQLVSFERNGVPMTVTFPEDFLGQLSSSKSRSFFELRQPFMVSEIQETSLNKDQDLQKGDVLTSVDGKPLKYFDEFEALASDYKGQTVNVTVLRAGESLNKTLQIDADGKLGIITGASYSAIQELGYYKIVENEYTFGESIGVGLNRFTSQMSAYWMQLKLIFSPSTGAYKGVGGFKAIFDIFPDTWSWEAFWSITAFLSIMLGVLNLLPIPALDGGHVMFLLYEMVSGRKPSDKFMEYAQTAGFFILIALVLFANGNDIFKAVFG